In Theropithecus gelada isolate Dixy chromosome 13, Tgel_1.0, whole genome shotgun sequence, one DNA window encodes the following:
- the CHST10 gene encoding carbohydrate sulfotransferase 10 isoform X2 produces the protein MHHQWLLLAACFWVIFMFMVASKFITLTFKDPDVYSARQEFLFLTTMPEVRKLPEEKHIPEELKPTGKELPDSRLVQPLVYMERLELIRNVCRDDALKNLSHTPVSKFVLDRIFVCDKHRILFCQTPKVGNTQWKKVLIVLNGAFPSIEEIPENVVHDHEKNGLPRLSSFSDAEIQKRLKTYFKFFIVRDPFERLISAFKDKFVHNPRFEPWYRHEIAPGIIRKYRRNRTETRGIQFEDFVRYLGDPNHRWLDLQFGDHIIHWVTYVELCAPCEIMYSVIGHHETLEDDAPYILKEAGIDHLVSYPTIPPGITVYNRTKVEHYFLGISKRDIRRLYARFEGDFKLFGYQKPDFLLN, from the exons TGTACAGTGCCAGACAGGAGTTTCTGTTCCTGACAACCATGCCGGAAGTGAGGAAGTTGCCAGAAGAGAAGCATATTCCTGAGGAACTGAAG CCAACTGGGAAGGAGCTTCCAGACAGCCGGCTCGTTCAACCCCTGGTCTACATGGAGCGCCTGGAACTCATCAGAAACGTCTGCAGGGATGACGCCCTGAAGAATCTCTCGCACACTCCCGTCTCCAAGTTTGTCCTGGACCGAATATTTGTCTGTGACAAGCACAGGATTCTTTTCTGCCAGACTCCCAAAGTGGGGAACACCCAGTGGAAGAAAGTACTGATTGTTCTGAACG GAGCCTTTCCTTCCATTGAGGAGATCCCCGAAAACGTGGTGCACGACCACGAGAAGAACGGCCTTCCTCGGCTCTCTTCCTTCAGTGATGCAGAAATTCAGAAGCG attGAAAACATACTTCAAGTTTTTTATTGTAAGAGATCCCTTCGAAAGACTTATTTCTGCATTTAAGGATAAATTTGTTCACAATCCCCGGTTTGAGCCTTGGTACAGGCATGAGATTGCCCCTGGCATCATCAGAAAATACAGGAGGAACCGGACGGAGACCCGGGGGATCCAGTTTGAAGATTTCGTGCGCTACCTGGGCGATCCGAACCACAGATGGCTAGACCTTCAGTTTGGGGACCACATCATTCACTGGGTGACGTACGTGGAGCTCTGTGCGCCCTGTGAGATAATGTACAGTGTGATTGGACACCACGAGACCCTGGAGGACGATGCCCCCTACATCTTAAAAGAGGCTGGCATTGACCACCTGGTGTCATACCCGACCATCCCTCCGGGCATCACCGTGTATAACAGAACCAAGGTGGAGCACTATTTCCTGGGCATCAGCAAACGAGACATCCGACGCCTGTATGCACGTTTCGAAGGGGACTTTAAGCTCTTTGGGTACCAGAAACCAGACTTTTTGCTAAACTAA